One window from the genome of Crassostrea angulata isolate pt1a10 chromosome 2, ASM2561291v2, whole genome shotgun sequence encodes:
- the LOC128172002 gene encoding uncharacterized protein F54H12.2-like encodes MPKRIVLGLIPNDAPNGTSTKNPFNFKNCKVKRLDVTINGETISTRPYEPDFENDLYLRSYLSLYQGLGKFGADWAPGITYDEYKDGYTLWCIDFTKDQEAQLDKFYLIETGNLRIEIQFAENTAETLNCLVYAEFDNLLEINKQREVSTDF; translated from the coding sequence ATGCCAAAACGAATCGTTTTGGGTCTAATACCTAATGACGCCCCCAATGGCACTAGTACTAAAAACCCGTTCAATTTCAAAAACTGCAAAGTCAAAAGATTGGATGTCACCATCAACGGAGAAACCATCAGTACCCGACCCTATGAGCCGGATTTCGAGAACGACTTGTATCTCAGATCTTACTTGAGTCTGTATCAAGGGTTGGGAAAATTCGGTGCCGATTGGGCCCCAGGAATTACTTACGACGAGTATAAAGACGGCTACACCTTGTGGTGTATAGATTTCACCAAAGATCAGGAGGCACAGCTAGACAAGTTTTATCTGATTGAAACAGGAAATTTGAGAATCGAAATTCAATTTGCAGAAAACACGGCAGAAACTCTGAATTGTTTAGTCTACGCTGAATTTGATAACTTGCTAGAAATCAACAAACAAAGAGAAGTCAGCactgacttttaa
- the LOC128172003 gene encoding uncharacterized protein LOC128172003, whose protein sequence is MAKTKVTQRKPGFLCSICLVRLPTKDKWSEHLLKCGMADIQKRRFECNFCDHAFGRKIVLVKHMQRLHPGQDHCITTLESTEPEKSPPRRVEDEEDWQEDPGELLFEEEKDREAGRTYRKKTSPVLPGVKRRNTETSETVTIDVPTNEEIEREKPSNSALVVQKAPLDDQHCSCCSKKSKKAHAETQTDTNLKAGKSHQKIIRVTRKFQKDGETVERFEEDIWND, encoded by the coding sequence ATGGCGAAGACTAAAGTTACCCAAAGAAAACCTGGATTCCTATGTTCCATTTGTCTGGTTCGACTGCCAACTAAAGACAAGTGGAGTGAACACCTGTTAAAATGTGGAATGGCAGATATTCAGAAGAGAAGATTTGAATGTAATTTTTGCGACCATGCCTTTGGTAGGAAGATTGTGTTGGTGAAACATATGCAACGATTGCACCCTGGTCAGGACCATTGTATTACCACACTGGAGTCCACTGAACCTGAGAAATCTCCACCAAGACGCGTGGAAGATGAAGAGGATTGGCAGGAGGATCCAGGAGAACTCTTGTTTGAGGAGGAGAAGGACAGAGAAGCCGGTAGAACGTACAGGAAGAAGACGTCTCCAGTTTTACCAGGGGTGAAAAGAAGAAACACGGAGACATCAGAAACGGTGACCATAGACGTTCCTACTAATgaagagatagagagagagaaacctAGCAACAGTGCTTTGGTGGTGCAGAAGGCGCCCTTGGATGACCAACACTGCTCATGCTGTTCTAAAAAGAGCAAGAAAGCTCACGCTGAAACACAGACTGATACAAATCTCAAGGCAGGAAAGAGTCACCAGAAAATAATAAGAGTCACCAGAAAATTTCAGAAAGATGGTGAGACAGTGGAGCGTTTCGAGGAAGATATCTGGAATGACTGA